Genomic segment of Sodaliphilus pleomorphus:
GCAGGAGCAACCGAATATCATCGGGCAACTCCTTTATAGCCTCATAGAAGCTTTTGTATATGACGAATGACTCACGTTCCATATTTTGACAAAACAAGACCTGCCTTGTCAACCTCTCTGCTTCCGCAGGTAACGTTTGAGGTACAACAAGGGCAGGTCTCTATATCTTTTCTCACGCTCATAAACGTTACCAAATGAGTGTTATTTGATGATGTAAAGATACAAAAAGTATTTGAAAATCGAATATATTTTGTCGACATTTTTTCGTGCAACCTAAAATTTAACTTTTATGCCTTTCTCGATACTCAAACGCACCACCTCCTTACGATAATGGTCTATCATTAGTTTTAACTCAAAGTCTGACCATTTTTTCGATTGCCCGGCTCTTACCTGCAACAGAGTGAAGTTTCCCTCACCAATCTTGCATATCAGATTTTCACGATACCCTATGAGGTGGTCGGCTGAAAATCTATTGCAGTAGTGACATTCAGCGTTGCAGTTCTTTTCGTCCCAGCGTGTATTCATGTGGGTTCGGCTGTGAAAATGACCGCAGTCAGATTGCTCATACGGCTTTATTTGACCGCACGAAATACATCTAAACAGACCACTTGGCATTGCGTCACGCAGTCGAATATACAGGGCGAATACCCTATCTAATTTCGCCACAAGGTTGACTTCTTTCTTGGCCTTCTTCTTTGGCGGCTCGTCGTTCTTCGGCTTTTTCTTCTTTCGCTTGTAGTAATATGGCATGGTCAAAAAAATACATTTGTAAGCTGTCTGCCTTTCGATGTCACCATCCACTTGGTGCTATTGACTGGACACTCTATTCGCAGGTCGGCAACAGAGCCAAAGCGACTATAATTGCCGCACATATCGACCACCCAACCAATCTTGTCTTTACTCGGCCTTATCGCCCTTCCGACCATTTGGTAGTAGAGGGCAAGAGATTTTGTTGGACGAGCCAGCACTATCGTATCTAATTCCGGATAGTCGAAGCCAGTGGTCAGCACACCGACATTGGCAATCACTTCAATCTCGCCAGCCTTGAATCGGTTCAGCAAGTTCTCACGTTCTCGCTTGGGTGTCTCGCCTGTGACGATAGCACAATTAGGAATGCTGTCACACACCATCTGTGCCTCTTTCGTGTATCGGGTGAACACCAGTATGCCTTTGCGCTTACCGCCACGCTTAGGATTTCTCAATCGCTCAATGGTAGACAGCAGGTTCTCATAAAAATTACTCCTCTCATATTCTTGAAGCAGGGATTTATCGTCATAGTCAGCACCAGTGCTATTGCTCATTACTCTCGTCATATCCATGTTGGTAATATCGTAGTAATTCAACTCCGCCAAAAAGCCTTGCGCCAATAATTCGTGGATTTGACAGTAGTAAATAACGTCTGTAAAAATTCTCGGTCTCGTTCTTGTCAAGAATTTCAGCATAGACCCCCAAGAGTTCGAGCATAGCCGATAAGGGGTTGCTGTAAGACCGATAACTTTGCGGTTTGGTTCAGCATGTATAAACTCCTCGTACATACCACCCTTGCTGTTGACGAAGTGGCACTCATCAACCATAATGTTCTTGAAGTGCTTAAAGTCGTCCATGTGGTTCATGACACTGCCAATTGTGGCAAAGGTGATTCGGTTGATGTCTTTGCTGCCAACCGATGCAGAATACAACGAACAATCCCAAATCCCATAACTCTGCAATTTGGCAAAGTTCTGTTCAAGGATTTCCTTGCTTGGCTGAAACACCAGTAGTGGGCCATCAAGTTTTGAGGCAATATCCGCAATGACCAAACTCTTACCTGCGCCAGTTGGCAGGATTAGCAGGCCATTCTTGCGTCTCTTATCCTTAAAAGCCTCGACAGCCGCACGACTGGCATCCTCTTGATATTTGCGAAGCTTGTACATCAAAAATCTTCGTTCTCCTGCTTGTCACCGCTACTCGGTTTCTTGACTTCTGGAAACTCAATGCCGAACAGTTCAAACATGGCTTTTCGGTTCTGATCTTCCTGCGCCCACAACTCATTGCGACCCCAGTCCGGAATGACATCTGCCTTTGCCAACTGGAATTTTCCATCGCACCAAGTGTAGGTCAAGTTGTACCC
This window contains:
- a CDS encoding DEAD/DEAH box helicase codes for the protein MMYKLRKYQEDASRAAVEAFKDKRRKNGLLILPTGAGKSLVIADIASKLDGPLLVFQPSKEILEQNFAKLQSYGIWDCSLYSASVGSKDINRITFATIGSVMNHMDDFKHFKNIMVDECHFVNSKGGMYEEFIHAEPNRKVIGLTATPYRLCSNSWGSMLKFLTRTRPRIFTDVIYYCQIHELLAQGFLAELNYYDITNMDMTRVMSNSTGADYDDKSLLQEYERSNFYENLLSTIERLRNPKRGGKRKGILVFTRYTKEAQMVCDSIPNCAIVTGETPKRERENLLNRFKAGEIEVIANVGVLTTGFDYPELDTIVLARPTKSLALYYQMVGRAIRPSKDKIGWVVDMCGNYSRFGSVADLRIECPVNSTKWMVTSKGRQLTNVFF
- a CDS encoding recombination protein NinG, producing MPYYYKRKKKKPKNDEPPKKKAKKEVNLVAKLDRVFALYIRLRDAMPSGLFRCISCGQIKPYEQSDCGHFHSRTHMNTRWDEKNCNAECHYCNRFSADHLIGYRENLICKIGEGNFTLLQVRAGQSKKWSDFELKLMIDHYRKEVVRLSIEKGIKVKF